One Mycolicibacterium doricum genomic window, CAGCGCGGTGGAGTGCCCGTAGCGCTGTGCGGCGGTGATGATTTCACCGACGATCACGTTCTGGGCGGCGGCCTCGATGCGCAGATTGACGAAACCCGGACCGGCCACGTCGGCGGACGAGATGCCGGGGGCGGCGGTCAGCGCCTCGGCCAGCCATCCCGCCAACTCGCGGGGGTTGGCGCCGACCTTCTTACCGAGCTGCAACGCCAAGTTGGTGGCGTAATCGCCGTGCTCGGGATTGCGGGGACGCTCCACCGTGACGGTCGCGGGCAGTGCGGCGGTGTCCAGGCCGCGCTCGGTCAACACAGCGGTCGCGGTGGTGCTGAGCAAGTCGGCGAGGTCGGCGGGTGTCACGGGGGTCCATCCTATGGTCTGCGGTGGTCAGTGCCCGAATCCATTCCGCGGCTCCCGATGCGTTACGCTGTGCAGGCCCAATGGCGCGGCACATCTGAACGCGCCCCCGTAGCTCAGGGGATAGAGCGTCTGCCTCCGGAGCAGAAGGCCGCAGGTTCGAATCCTGCCGGGGGCACCCAAAGACGAGATCCGCTGGTACGGTCTCCGGCGACTAACTGACTGCGGCCCCCGGATCGAGTGGCTCAGTCGCCCGCGTCGCATTCATCAGCATGTAAAAGTGAGCGAGTGAATCCCGATAAGGGGGCGGCGGGAGATCAGCGGGTTCACTCCGACAAGCCGGCCGTCGTCTTCGTCGTCGCCTGCCTACTCGCCGTTCTCGTCGTCGGCTGGCTCTCGCTGGTGACCCAGCCGACGGCACTGGCCTCGACGGCGTGGTGGCCCGTCGCTGATCCTCAGAGGTCGGCACGATCGCCTGCCGCGCCTGTCTGCACCGCGCGACCTCGGTCGGTTACTGGTGGCCGTCACTTCCGCGGCGGTGGTCTACGACCTCGTCGGCGCCGGAGCCACCTACCTGCTCGCCGACTCCACCGAGGCGTGAATCCGGCTGGTGACGTCGGCGCCGAAACATGCTGCCGGGATGCTGCTGCTGGTCCCGCTGTTCATGGACCTGCCCAATCGCCCGCGGCACGCCGGGCGGGCGGAGACAGTCGCGCAGGTCTGGCAATCGCCGTCATCGCCTCAGCGGCAGCGCGTACGGCACCGGACCGTTCGCCTTCAACCTCCTGGCGCCGGAGATGGACAACCTCGTCCTGCAGGTCTTCGAGCTCTCGATGGTGGTCGTCTTCCTCTCGCTCTCGCTCTCGCTCGCTGTGGGCCAGGAGCGGGCCACCGCGCGGCGGCTCAACGAGAGCGAGGAACTGTTCCGCCGGATCTTCGACACGTCAGTCGCCGGGATGGTGATCGCCACCCGCCACGTCACCGGCTGGAAGGTATTGCGCGCCAACCACTCTGCGATGGCCATCATCTCCGGACTGCTCGTCCGCCGCCTGGAGCAGGAGGAACTCGAACGCGCCGCCGAAGTGCGGCGCGCTCTCCTGCCGGGGACGCTCCCGCCCACACCAGGCTGGAGTTCGGGTGCGGCTTCGGTGCCGGCGAGGCAGGTCGGTGAGGACTTCTACGACATTCGGGTCGAGGTGCCGCACGCCGTCCGAGCCGTGGCGACCAGGGCCGCGCTGCGGACCAACGACCCGCAGCTCAGTCCGTCGGCCGCCATGAGCCGCGTGGCCGGCGTCGTCGACCACGACCTGCAGCGCACCAGCGCGTTCATCACCCTGACCTACGT contains:
- a CDS encoding PP2C family protein-serine/threonine phosphatase; protein product: MDNLVLQVFELSMVVVFLSLSLSLAVGQERATARRLNESEELFRRIFDTSVAGMVIATRHVTGWKVLRANHSAMAIISGLLVRRLEQEELERAAEVRRALLPGTLPPTPGWSSGAASVPARQVGEDFYDIRVEVPHAVRAVATRAALRTNDPQLSPSAAMSRVAGVVDHDLQRTSAFITLTYVLVDLVTGDFRFADAGHRLCFVVRTGSHHVERAASNGLPIGLDSGWDERHGALQPGDALLLVSNGVMDLWGGTVEQPSDAVAECAPQHGTSPQALVDALCARERGSGPRRRDGRRTAARPDARRSRTSASFARLVEHLRGLREQFVEVGPASPARS